From Leifsonia sp. fls2-241-R2A-40a, one genomic window encodes:
- a CDS encoding LysE/ArgO family amino acid transporter, translated as MLATFFTGLGSAASLIIAIGAQNAFVLRQGLRRQHVLPIVVICVLSDAVLIAAGVAGIGVLVTKAPLALEIVRWAGFAFLLGYAVFAARRALKPESLSASGAVAGSLAAAVGTCLAITWLNPHVYLDTVLLLGSLSASHGDPGRWVFGAGAATASLIWFGLLGFGARFAAPVFAKPVAWRILDGGIAVLMLVLAVLLIA; from the coding sequence GTGCTCGCAACGTTCTTCACCGGCCTCGGCTCGGCGGCCTCCCTCATCATCGCCATCGGAGCGCAGAACGCCTTCGTCCTGCGCCAGGGCCTGCGCCGCCAGCACGTCCTCCCGATCGTGGTCATCTGCGTGCTGAGCGACGCCGTCCTCATTGCGGCCGGGGTCGCGGGTATCGGAGTCCTGGTCACGAAGGCGCCGCTGGCGCTGGAGATCGTCCGCTGGGCCGGCTTCGCGTTCCTCCTGGGGTACGCGGTCTTCGCCGCCCGCCGGGCATTGAAGCCCGAGTCGCTGAGCGCCTCCGGAGCCGTCGCCGGCTCCCTGGCCGCCGCGGTCGGCACCTGCCTCGCGATCACCTGGCTGAACCCGCACGTCTACCTGGACACGGTGCTGCTGCTCGGCTCGCTCTCCGCCTCCCACGGCGACCCCGGGCGCTGGGTCTTCGGCGCGGGAGCCGCGACCGCGAGCCTGATCTGGTTCGGGCTGCTCGGGTTCGGTGCCCGCTTCGCCGCCCCGGTGTTCGCCAAGCCGGTCGCGTGGCGCATCCTCGACGGCGGAATCGCCGTGCTCATGCTCGTCCTGGCGGTGCTGCTGATCGCCTGA
- a CDS encoding aminopeptidase P family protein, whose translation MQEITARHFAERLERGARQAQAAGFDGLVVAPGPDLAYFADYLPVATTERITLLVIPADGEPTMLVPALERGGAAETRAAGAIRLADWADGDDEYVPAAGLLRPDGRYAISDATWAMHLLGLQEKLPSARFAAISNALPLLRAVKTEDEVDRLAAAGAAADATFEDVLRLPFAGRTELQLAAELDRLLREHGHSQVDFTIVAAGPNGADPHHEPGDRIIAEGDTVVLDFGGLLDGYGSDTTRTVHVGEPTDEEHEVFEVVKAAQQTAFEAVAVGVPCQEIDRVARRVIREAGYGEFFIHRVGHGIGVTTHEPPYLVEGEERPIEAGMCFSIEPGIYLPGRFGVRIEDIVVAAEDGGHRLNNSSRELHLVG comes from the coding sequence ATGCAGGAGATCACCGCGCGCCATTTCGCCGAGCGCCTGGAGCGCGGCGCGCGCCAGGCGCAGGCCGCCGGTTTTGACGGCCTGGTCGTCGCGCCCGGCCCGGACCTGGCGTACTTCGCGGACTACCTCCCTGTCGCGACGACCGAGCGGATCACGCTGCTCGTCATCCCGGCCGACGGTGAACCGACGATGCTGGTGCCCGCGCTCGAACGCGGCGGTGCCGCCGAGACCCGCGCCGCGGGCGCCATCCGGCTGGCCGACTGGGCCGACGGCGACGACGAGTACGTGCCGGCCGCTGGGTTGCTCCGACCGGACGGACGCTACGCGATCTCCGACGCGACGTGGGCCATGCACCTGCTGGGCCTGCAGGAGAAACTGCCGTCCGCCCGCTTCGCCGCGATCTCGAACGCGCTCCCGCTGCTGCGCGCCGTCAAGACGGAGGACGAGGTCGACCGGCTGGCCGCGGCGGGCGCCGCCGCCGACGCGACGTTCGAGGACGTCCTTCGACTTCCGTTCGCCGGCCGCACGGAACTGCAGCTGGCGGCCGAACTCGACCGGCTGCTTCGCGAACACGGACACAGCCAGGTCGACTTCACGATCGTGGCCGCCGGGCCGAACGGGGCCGATCCGCACCACGAACCCGGCGACCGGATCATCGCGGAGGGCGACACCGTCGTGCTCGACTTCGGGGGCCTGCTCGACGGGTACGGCTCGGACACGACCCGCACGGTCCATGTCGGCGAGCCGACGGACGAGGAGCACGAGGTGTTCGAGGTGGTCAAGGCCGCACAGCAGACCGCCTTCGAGGCCGTCGCGGTCGGGGTGCCCTGCCAGGAGATCGACCGCGTGGCGCGCCGGGTTATCCGGGAGGCGGGCTATGGCGAGTTCTTCATCCACCGTGTCGGACACGGAATCGGCGTGACGACGCACGAGCCGCCGTACCTGGTGGAAGGAGAGGAGCGTCCGATCGAAGCCGGGATGTGCTTCTCGATCGAGCCGGGCATCTATCTTCCGGGCCGGTTCGGGGTGCGCATCGAGGACATCGTGGTCGCAGCGGAAGACGGCGGGCACCGGCTCAACAACTCAAGCCGCGAGCTTCACCTGGTGGGCTGA
- a CDS encoding aminotransferase, which translates to MPNFDFLTQPGLPRPEVTPDDAATIAAARFGLEGTITELASNQDRNFRIDTGADRYVLKLANPVFSADELRAQNAALSVLAGSGIRIPEVIFASDGADLVPVDVRGTTLLARVLRYLDGEPLTDVGRPSREQLRTLGTLAGRVASGLSGLQHPGLDRTTQWDARVSGEVVELLLDHVEQPAKRAVVREAADAALARLAPLRGRLRVQAVHGDVTDDNIVLGEGGPGVIDFGDVSDGWLVAELAATVASALHHVSDDPLSVLEVIDAFHAESPLEDADLAALWPLVVLRGAVLVVSGEQQVTLDADNTYADENRAHEWVAFDVARRLDADELETLIRARLARATTETHAPAQAPAPTPIPPLARLVPLASAPQNLADLSVESRDLDAGGWLRPGAEDAVLARVCRDHGHALTRYAEARLTRARTDRSLPSPTVALAVTLEAPTGVEVTAPFAGELALVGGSWLLRGDGVDLWLDGLTRPLTTATVERGEAIGTAIHLTVQLSTLSGHRPPAFVTPTLPLDGWTAVSPDPSTLFGVDLTVPVPDPAESLARRDATFAEVQEHYFAHPTLIERGWRHHLVDTGAQSYIDMVNNVTQIGHGHPRLVDAVRDQWARLNTNSRFHYDELSRFTERLAEIAPDGLDTVFLVNSGSEAVDLALRLAQIHTGRRTILAVTEAYHGWTMASDAVSSSLGDNPRALETRPDWVKLVAAPNSLRGIHRGPDSAAAYLRDLDADLAELDAAGTEVAGYIAEPVFGNAGGLMLPEGYLAGVYERIRARGGVCIADEVQVGYGRLGHYFWGSEQQGVVPDVITVAKAMGNGQPLGAVITRREIAESFAAEGSFFSSAGGSPVSSVVGLTVLDVMRDEGLQQNAAVVGDHLAERLRQLGDRHPLVGAVHGMGLYLGMELVLDRETLKPATAEAALVCERMLAEGCIVQPTGDYKNVLKIKPPLCITRESADRFVDALDLVLATL; encoded by the coding sequence TTGCCGAACTTCGACTTCCTCACCCAGCCCGGGCTCCCCCGCCCCGAGGTCACGCCCGACGACGCCGCGACCATCGCGGCCGCACGGTTCGGCCTCGAAGGCACCATCACCGAGCTGGCGAGCAACCAGGATCGCAACTTCCGCATCGACACCGGCGCCGACCGCTACGTCTTGAAGCTCGCGAACCCGGTCTTCTCGGCGGATGAGCTCCGGGCGCAGAACGCGGCCCTCTCCGTGCTCGCCGGCTCGGGCATCCGCATCCCCGAAGTGATCTTTGCGAGCGACGGCGCCGACCTCGTCCCGGTCGACGTGCGCGGTACCACCCTCCTCGCCCGGGTTCTCCGCTACCTCGACGGCGAGCCGCTGACCGACGTCGGCCGTCCCTCTCGCGAGCAGCTGCGCACCCTCGGGACCCTCGCCGGACGTGTCGCCAGCGGGCTCTCCGGCCTGCAGCACCCGGGACTCGACCGCACCACCCAATGGGATGCGCGGGTCAGCGGCGAGGTCGTCGAGTTGCTGCTCGACCATGTGGAGCAGCCCGCGAAACGCGCCGTGGTCCGGGAGGCGGCCGACGCGGCGCTCGCGCGTCTGGCGCCGCTTCGTGGCCGCCTGCGCGTGCAGGCGGTCCACGGCGACGTCACCGACGACAACATCGTCCTCGGCGAAGGCGGTCCGGGCGTCATCGACTTCGGAGACGTCTCCGACGGATGGCTGGTCGCCGAGCTCGCCGCCACCGTCGCCAGCGCGCTGCACCACGTCTCCGACGACCCGCTCTCCGTGCTGGAGGTCATCGACGCCTTCCACGCCGAGTCCCCGCTCGAGGACGCCGACCTGGCGGCGCTGTGGCCCCTCGTCGTGCTGCGCGGAGCAGTACTCGTCGTCAGCGGCGAGCAGCAGGTCACTCTGGATGCGGACAACACCTACGCCGACGAGAACCGCGCGCACGAGTGGGTCGCCTTCGACGTCGCGCGACGGCTGGACGCCGACGAGCTCGAGACCCTTATCCGAGCGCGACTGGCACGAGCGACCACGGAAACGCACGCACCCGCGCAGGCGCCCGCACCCACGCCCATCCCCCCGCTCGCTCGCCTGGTCCCCCTGGCAAGCGCTCCGCAGAACCTCGCCGACCTGTCCGTCGAGTCCCGCGACCTGGACGCCGGCGGCTGGCTGCGGCCGGGCGCCGAGGACGCCGTCCTCGCGCGGGTCTGCCGCGACCACGGCCACGCCCTCACCCGCTACGCCGAGGCGCGGCTGACGCGCGCGCGCACCGACCGCTCCCTGCCGTCGCCCACCGTTGCCCTGGCCGTCACCCTGGAGGCGCCCACCGGCGTCGAGGTGACCGCGCCGTTCGCGGGCGAGCTGGCGCTCGTCGGCGGATCCTGGCTGCTCCGCGGCGACGGCGTCGACCTCTGGCTGGACGGGCTCACACGCCCGCTGACCACGGCGACGGTCGAGCGCGGCGAGGCGATCGGCACCGCGATCCACCTCACGGTCCAACTGAGCACCCTGTCCGGGCACCGGCCGCCCGCGTTCGTCACGCCCACACTTCCCTTGGACGGCTGGACGGCCGTCTCGCCCGACCCCTCCACCCTGTTCGGTGTCGACCTCACCGTCCCCGTCCCCGACCCGGCCGAGTCGCTCGCGCGACGGGATGCGACGTTCGCCGAGGTGCAGGAGCACTACTTCGCGCATCCAACGCTCATCGAGCGCGGTTGGCGCCACCACCTCGTCGACACGGGCGCGCAGAGCTACATCGACATGGTCAACAACGTCACGCAGATCGGCCACGGGCACCCTCGTCTCGTCGACGCGGTGCGCGACCAGTGGGCGCGCCTCAACACCAACTCGCGCTTCCACTACGACGAGCTCTCGCGGTTCACGGAACGACTGGCGGAGATCGCGCCGGACGGCCTCGACACCGTCTTCCTCGTCAACAGCGGCAGCGAGGCGGTGGACCTCGCCCTCCGGCTCGCGCAGATCCACACCGGCCGGCGCACCATCCTGGCGGTCACCGAGGCCTACCACGGCTGGACCATGGCCTCGGATGCGGTCTCGTCGTCGCTCGGCGACAACCCGCGGGCGCTGGAGACCCGGCCCGACTGGGTGAAGCTCGTCGCGGCACCGAACTCCCTGCGCGGCATCCACCGCGGCCCGGATTCGGCCGCCGCCTACCTCCGGGACCTGGATGCGGATCTCGCCGAACTCGACGCGGCCGGAACCGAGGTCGCCGGGTACATCGCCGAGCCGGTGTTCGGCAACGCCGGCGGGTTGATGCTGCCCGAGGGCTACCTCGCCGGCGTCTACGAGCGGATCCGCGCCCGCGGCGGCGTGTGCATCGCCGACGAGGTGCAGGTCGGCTACGGCCGGCTCGGCCACTACTTCTGGGGGTCGGAGCAGCAGGGCGTCGTCCCGGACGTCATCACGGTCGCTAAGGCGATGGGCAACGGCCAGCCGCTCGGCGCCGTCATCACGCGCCGCGAGATCGCCGAGTCGTTCGCCGCGGAGGGCAGCTTCTTCTCCTCGGCCGGCGGCAGCCCGGTGTCCTCGGTCGTCGGGCTGACGGTGCTCGACGTGATGCGGGACGAGGGGCTGCAGCAGAACGCGGCGGTCGTCGGCGACCACCTCGCCGAGCGCCTGCGGCAGCTGGGCGACCGGCATCCGCTCGTCGGCGCGGTCCACGGCATGGGTCTGTACCTCGGGATGGAACTGGTGCTCGACCGCGAGACGCTGAAGCCGGCGACCGCGGAGGCCGCACTCGTGTGCGAGCGGATGCTCGCCGAGGGCTGCATCGTCCAGCCCACCGGTGACTACAAGAACGTGCTGAAGATCAAGCCGCCGCTCTGCATCACGCGCGAGAGCGCCGATCGCTTCGTGGACGCGCTGGACCTGGTGCTCGCGACCCTGTAG
- a CDS encoding DUF3054 domain-containing protein — protein sequence MEPVKPWRTALAAFVIDVALVTLFVLVGRRSHGEANSAGGIVETLWPFLVGLVVGWLVTWAWRRPLAIVWPGIPVWLMTVALGMLIRTSAGQGVEPSFIAVAAVVLGVFLVGWRLIALPFARRRRSVAAARVAVERVGR from the coding sequence CTGGAGCCCGTGAAGCCCTGGAGGACCGCGCTCGCCGCATTCGTCATCGACGTGGCCCTCGTTACTCTTTTCGTGCTGGTCGGGCGTCGCAGTCACGGCGAGGCGAACAGCGCCGGCGGCATCGTCGAGACGCTGTGGCCGTTCCTCGTCGGCCTCGTCGTCGGATGGCTCGTCACCTGGGCGTGGCGCCGTCCGCTCGCCATCGTCTGGCCGGGCATCCCGGTGTGGCTGATGACCGTGGCGCTCGGGATGCTCATCCGCACTTCGGCGGGGCAGGGCGTCGAGCCGTCCTTCATCGCCGTCGCGGCCGTCGTCCTCGGGGTGTTCCTCGTCGGGTGGCGCCTGATCGCGCTGCCGTTCGCACGTCGCCGGCGGAGTGTCGCCGCCGCTCGCGTCGCGGTCGAGCGCGTCGGGCGCTAG
- a CDS encoding LysR family transcriptional regulator ArgP — protein MAKVTANSDQLRTLAAVVDSGTFEGAAASLHVTPSAVSQRIKALEEQSGRVLVRRSKPVAPTEAGSVLLRLARQLTLLEAEAAAALAGDEAAASTPLPLVVNADSLATWVLPALAGLEGIVFEIVLDDQEHTLDRLRDGTAMAAVGSDPEPVQGCTSTPLGAMIYRAVASPSFVERWCPDGWTTETAGAAPMLVFDRKDALQDRYLDAFAPGARPPRHFIPASTQFVDAAVLGLGWGMLPDLQADALVDSGALVVLDDQTVAEVPLYWHQWSLRSTVLDAVAGAIADEAGRVLRTTGSRAPGPARPRSDRRSRA, from the coding sequence ATGGCTAAGGTGACGGCAAATTCCGATCAATTGCGCACGCTTGCCGCGGTCGTCGACAGTGGGACGTTCGAGGGAGCGGCCGCGTCGCTCCACGTCACGCCGTCCGCCGTCAGTCAGCGGATCAAGGCCCTGGAGGAGCAGAGCGGGCGCGTGCTTGTGCGGCGGAGCAAGCCGGTGGCGCCGACCGAAGCCGGAAGCGTGCTGCTGCGACTGGCCCGGCAGCTGACCTTGCTCGAAGCGGAGGCGGCCGCAGCGCTCGCGGGGGACGAGGCAGCCGCGAGCACGCCCCTGCCGCTCGTAGTCAACGCCGACTCCCTAGCGACGTGGGTGCTGCCGGCTCTCGCCGGGCTCGAGGGCATCGTCTTCGAGATCGTGCTGGACGACCAGGAGCACACCCTCGATCGACTGCGGGACGGGACCGCGATGGCCGCGGTCGGATCGGACCCGGAACCCGTGCAGGGCTGCACGTCCACGCCGCTGGGAGCGATGATTTACCGCGCGGTCGCGAGCCCGTCGTTCGTGGAGCGCTGGTGCCCGGACGGCTGGACGACCGAGACCGCGGGCGCGGCGCCGATGCTGGTGTTCGACCGCAAGGACGCGCTGCAGGACCGCTATCTCGACGCGTTCGCTCCCGGCGCGCGACCGCCCCGCCACTTCATCCCGGCATCCACCCAGTTCGTGGATGCCGCGGTGCTCGGACTCGGCTGGGGGATGCTGCCCGACCTGCAGGCCGATGCGCTTGTCGATTCCGGTGCGCTCGTCGTGCTCGATGACCAGACGGTGGCGGAGGTACCGCTCTACTGGCATCAGTGGTCACTTCGCTCCACAGTCTTGGATGCCGTTGCCGGTGCGATCGCGGACGAAGCGGGCCGAGTGCTGCGGACTACAGGGTCGCGAGCACCAGGTCCAGCGCGTCCACGAAGCGATCGGCGCTCTCGCGCGTGA
- a CDS encoding SDR family oxidoreductase — MAQYDVADRSAIVTGGGSGIGRAIALTLAASGASVLVTDLNEENANAVVGEIQAAGGTAAALAGDVTDPEFARASVAAANDLAPLRIAVNNAGIGGASAPVGDYPLDSWRKVIEVNLNAVFYGMQPQLDAIAANGGGAIVNMASILGSVGFANSSAYVTAKHALLGLTQNAALEYAGSGVRVVAVGPGFIRTPLVAANLDADALSFLEGKHALGRLGEPEEVASLVAFLASDAASFITGSYHLVDGGYTAQ, encoded by the coding sequence ATGGCTCAGTACGACGTCGCCGACCGGTCTGCGATCGTGACCGGAGGCGGCTCGGGTATCGGCCGCGCCATCGCCCTGACGCTCGCCGCGAGCGGTGCGTCCGTCCTGGTGACGGACCTGAACGAGGAAAACGCGAACGCCGTGGTCGGCGAGATCCAGGCCGCCGGTGGAACCGCCGCCGCCCTCGCCGGCGACGTCACCGACCCCGAATTCGCGCGGGCCAGCGTGGCCGCGGCGAATGACCTGGCACCGCTCCGCATCGCCGTGAACAACGCCGGAATCGGCGGCGCCTCTGCACCGGTCGGCGACTATCCGCTGGACTCCTGGCGCAAGGTCATCGAGGTGAACCTGAACGCCGTCTTCTACGGGATGCAGCCCCAGCTCGACGCGATCGCGGCCAACGGGGGCGGCGCGATCGTCAACATGGCGTCCATCCTGGGCAGTGTCGGTTTCGCCAATTCGTCGGCGTACGTGACGGCGAAGCACGCCCTGCTCGGCCTCACCCAGAACGCGGCTCTCGAGTACGCGGGCTCCGGCGTCCGCGTCGTCGCCGTGGGCCCGGGATTCATCCGCACTCCGCTCGTCGCCGCCAACCTCGACGCCGACGCCCTGAGCTTCCTGGAGGGCAAGCATGCGCTCGGCCGCCTCGGCGAGCCGGAGGAAGTGGCTTCTCTCGTCGCGTTCCTCGCCTCCGATGCAGCCAGCTTCATCACCGGCAGCTACCACCTGGTCGACGGCGGTTACACCGCCCAGTAA
- a CDS encoding TetR/AcrR family transcriptional regulator — protein sequence MDARQQKTLTRLSDAILTLAERGPVSDVSVSALAEAAGVHRSTVYEYAASPPELLERVLRSELDALRAEYLVDVTPSDAGAAVLGVTRAVLRHVDEHDAVYRRGLGAESGAASLHAMLSEHFQGSIDLLLEQHSLVVPAADDLERRAVSRYLADGTIGAIDVWLTSPRPRDVDAFLALVGRLTPAWWPGGDAGVRAEGTRRPHHAPARPGGASRAE from the coding sequence GTGGATGCACGCCAGCAGAAGACGCTCACCCGGCTGAGTGACGCGATCCTGACCCTCGCCGAGCGCGGGCCGGTCAGCGACGTGTCGGTGTCGGCGCTGGCCGAAGCGGCCGGGGTGCACCGCTCCACCGTGTACGAGTACGCCGCCTCGCCGCCGGAGCTGCTCGAGCGCGTGCTGCGGTCGGAGCTGGACGCGCTGCGCGCCGAATACCTCGTCGACGTGACGCCGTCCGATGCCGGGGCAGCCGTCCTCGGCGTGACGCGTGCGGTGCTCCGGCACGTCGACGAGCACGACGCCGTGTACCGGCGCGGCCTGGGCGCGGAGAGCGGCGCGGCCAGCCTCCACGCCATGCTCAGCGAGCACTTTCAAGGGTCCATCGACCTCCTGCTGGAGCAGCACAGCCTCGTCGTGCCGGCCGCCGACGACCTCGAGCGGCGCGCCGTCTCCCGCTACCTCGCCGACGGCACGATCGGCGCGATCGACGTGTGGCTCACCAGTCCGCGTCCGCGCGACGTGGATGCCTTCCTCGCCCTGGTCGGACGGCTGACTCCGGCCTGGTGGCCCGGCGGCGACGCGGGGGTGCGCGCGGAGGGAACGCGCCGGCCGCACCACGCGCCGGCGCGCCCGGGAGGCGCATCCCGGGCGGAATAG
- a CDS encoding aldo/keto reductase has translation MEQRILGGTGREVSVVGLGTWQLGADWGDVSEADALAVLEAAAESGVTFFDTADVYGDGRSEQIIGRFVTEHPELPLTVATKMGRREAQDPANFTLPRFREWTDRSRRNLGVDRLDLVQLHCPPTPVFSTDAVYDALDTLVDEGVVENYGVSVETADEALAAIARPGTATVQIIVNAFRLKPLDRVLPAAREAGVGIIARVPLASGLLSGRYTEQTTFAADDHRNYNRHGEAFDVGETFSGVDYDEGVQAAREFAALVPERATPAQAAIAWIVAQDGVTTVIPGARSPEQARANAAAASVRLPDGFDAAVHRIYDDHFRASVHPRW, from the coding sequence ATGGAACAACGCATCCTCGGTGGAACCGGTCGGGAGGTGTCGGTCGTCGGACTCGGCACCTGGCAGCTCGGAGCGGACTGGGGTGATGTCTCCGAAGCGGACGCGCTGGCCGTCCTGGAAGCGGCGGCGGAGTCCGGAGTCACCTTCTTCGACACGGCGGATGTCTACGGCGACGGCCGGAGCGAGCAGATCATCGGACGGTTCGTGACCGAGCATCCCGAGCTGCCGCTGACCGTCGCCACCAAGATGGGGCGTCGGGAGGCGCAGGATCCGGCCAACTTCACGTTGCCCCGGTTCCGCGAGTGGACCGACCGCTCGCGCCGCAACCTCGGAGTCGACCGCCTCGACCTGGTGCAGTTGCACTGCCCGCCGACGCCCGTCTTCTCCACCGACGCGGTGTACGACGCGCTGGACACCCTCGTGGACGAGGGCGTGGTCGAGAACTACGGGGTCAGCGTCGAGACCGCCGACGAGGCCCTGGCCGCGATCGCACGGCCCGGTACGGCGACGGTGCAGATCATCGTCAACGCGTTCCGTCTCAAGCCGCTGGATCGCGTCCTTCCCGCGGCGCGCGAGGCCGGGGTCGGGATCATTGCCCGCGTGCCGCTCGCCTCGGGACTCCTGAGCGGTCGGTACACCGAGCAGACCACCTTCGCCGCGGACGACCACCGGAACTACAACCGCCACGGCGAGGCGTTCGACGTCGGGGAGACGTTCTCGGGAGTCGACTACGACGAGGGCGTGCAGGCGGCGCGCGAGTTCGCGGCACTCGTGCCGGAGCGCGCGACACCTGCGCAGGCCGCGATCGCCTGGATCGTCGCGCAGGACGGAGTGACCACCGTCATTCCCGGCGCGCGCTCGCCCGAGCAGGCGCGCGCGAACGCGGCGGCCGCGTCCGTCCGCCTGCCCGACGGCTTCGACGCCGCCGTGCACCGCATCTACGACGACCACTTCCGCGCCTCCGTCCACCCCCGCTGGTAG
- a CDS encoding acyl-CoA dehydrogenase family protein has protein sequence MTEHSTSPAPPDTSGDDLLGDELLARIRDRAAGYDRDNRFFTEDFAELADGGYLKALVPVEFGGRGLSLQQTAQLQARLAGAAPATALAVNMHLVWTGIAKTLRDRGDDSLEFVLREAGEGEVFAFGLSEAGNDLVLFGSTTEARPEPDGSYRFHGRKIFTSLSPAWTRLGTMGLDSTSPDAPKIVYGFIERTGGGFEIREDWDTLGMRATQSNTTVLDGARSPADRIVRRLDPGPNPDPLVFAIFANFEILLAAVYTGIGARALELAVESAHRRTSLKNEGRSYANDPDIRWRVADAAIDQDALLPQLDALAGDVDALADHGRLWFPKLVGLKVRATETARRVVDQAIRVSGGSTFFAGSELGRLYRDVLAGMFHPSDAESAHNTVANAWLGPVDD, from the coding sequence GTGACCGAGCACAGCACCTCCCCCGCACCTCCCGACACCTCCGGCGACGACCTCCTAGGCGACGAACTCCTGGCCCGCATCCGCGATCGCGCAGCCGGGTACGACCGCGATAACCGGTTCTTCACCGAAGACTTCGCCGAGCTCGCGGACGGCGGCTATCTCAAGGCGCTGGTCCCGGTCGAGTTCGGCGGTCGCGGCCTCAGCTTGCAGCAGACCGCGCAGCTGCAGGCCCGGCTCGCGGGCGCCGCCCCGGCGACCGCCCTCGCCGTCAACATGCACCTGGTCTGGACAGGGATCGCAAAGACGCTTCGCGACCGCGGTGACGATTCGCTCGAGTTCGTGCTCCGAGAGGCCGGGGAGGGCGAAGTGTTCGCCTTCGGGCTGAGCGAGGCCGGCAATGACCTCGTCCTCTTCGGCTCCACGACAGAGGCACGCCCCGAGCCCGACGGCTCCTACCGTTTCCACGGGCGCAAGATCTTCACCTCGCTCTCTCCGGCCTGGACGCGGCTGGGCACCATGGGGCTCGACAGCACGAGTCCGGACGCGCCCAAGATCGTCTACGGCTTCATCGAGCGCACCGGCGGCGGCTTCGAGATCCGCGAGGACTGGGACACCCTCGGGATGCGCGCGACGCAGAGCAACACCACGGTGCTCGACGGCGCCCGATCGCCCGCCGACCGGATCGTCCGGCGGCTGGACCCGGGGCCGAACCCCGATCCGCTCGTGTTCGCGATCTTCGCCAACTTCGAGATCCTGCTAGCGGCCGTCTACACCGGCATCGGGGCGCGCGCCCTCGAACTGGCCGTCGAGTCCGCGCACCGCCGGACGAGCCTGAAGAACGAGGGGCGCAGCTACGCGAACGATCCGGACATCCGCTGGCGGGTGGCGGACGCGGCCATCGATCAGGATGCGCTGCTCCCGCAATTGGATGCGCTCGCCGGGGATGTGGATGCGCTCGCCGACCACGGTCGGCTGTGGTTCCCGAAGCTCGTCGGGCTGAAGGTCCGGGCGACCGAGACCGCACGCCGCGTAGTGGATCAGGCCATCCGGGTCTCGGGCGGTTCGACCTTCTTCGCGGGGAGTGAGCTCGGCCGGCTCTATCGCGACGTGCTCGCGGGGATGTTTCACCCGTCCGACGCCGAGTCGGCCCACAACACGGTCGCGAACGCCTGGCTCGGGCCGGTCGACGACTAG
- a CDS encoding DUF559 domain-containing protein, protein MAFSHTTAAQLYGAPLPAHLQRDERIHLTVQTPARAPQIGSAVGHVTRELVVADCRGLPVTRPEKIWVDLAESLTREELIALGDYFLAHDLASPESLAEALGSSRGRRGIATARLALPLVRAGSESPMESALRVLLHDQGLAPPDPNYSIHGPDGRFLARVDLAYADHRVAVEYEGDHHRVERTQWHKDIHRQGRLEDLGWRVIRVTAGDLADPYELLARIRHALAIEW, encoded by the coding sequence ATGGCGTTCAGCCACACCACCGCGGCTCAGCTGTACGGCGCGCCACTGCCGGCGCACCTGCAGCGCGACGAGCGCATCCACCTGACCGTGCAGACCCCCGCTCGCGCACCTCAGATCGGGAGCGCAGTCGGTCATGTGACGCGGGAGCTGGTGGTGGCCGACTGCCGCGGATTGCCCGTCACGCGCCCGGAGAAGATCTGGGTCGATCTGGCCGAATCGCTGACCAGAGAAGAACTGATCGCCCTGGGGGACTACTTCCTGGCGCACGACCTCGCCTCGCCGGAATCACTCGCCGAGGCGCTCGGTTCTTCCCGCGGACGACGCGGGATCGCGACCGCTCGACTCGCGCTCCCGTTGGTGCGCGCCGGCTCCGAGTCGCCGATGGAGAGCGCTCTGCGCGTCCTGCTCCACGACCAAGGACTTGCACCGCCCGATCCGAACTACAGCATCCACGGCCCAGACGGGCGATTCCTGGCGCGGGTCGACTTGGCCTACGCCGACCATCGTGTCGCCGTCGAGTACGAGGGCGACCACCACCGGGTGGAGCGCACGCAATGGCATAAGGACATCCATCGCCAGGGTCGCCTGGAAGACCTGGGCTGGCGTGTCATCCGCGTCACGGCGGGGGATCTCGCCGACCCGTACGAGCTTCTCGCGCGCATTCGGCACGCCCTGGCGATCGAATGGTGA